The proteins below come from a single Vanessa cardui chromosome 7, ilVanCard2.1, whole genome shotgun sequence genomic window:
- the LOC124531247 gene encoding WD repeat-containing protein 82, with product MMKLVDQVVRSFKVAKVFRENTDKINSIDFSPTGETLISCSEDDQIVIYDCEKGTQMITVNSKKYGVDLIHFTHAKNTAIHSSTKVDDTIRYLSLHDNKYIRYFPGHTKKVVTLCLSPVEDTFLSGSLDKTLRLWDLRSPNCQGLMHLSGRPVAAYDPEGLIFAAGVNSESIKLYDLRSFDKGPFVTFKLNQEKECDWTGLKFSRDGKTMLISTNGSIIRLVDAYHGTPLQTFTGHLNNKGIPIEASFSPDSQYIFSGSTDGRVHVWNADTGYKVCVLNGDHPAPIQCVQFNPKYMLLASACTNMAFWLPTIDDV from the coding sequence atGATGAAACTAGTTGACCAAGTTGTGAGGAGTTTTAAGGTGGCAAAGGTGTTTCGAGAAAATACAGACAAAATAAACAGTATAGATTTCTCACCGACTGGTGAAACTCTAATATCCTGCAGTGAAGATGACCAAATTGTTATTTATGACTGTGAAAAAGGAACACAAATGATAACTGTTAACAGCAAAAAGTATGGCGTTGATCTTATACATTTCACACACGCTAAAAATACGGCCATCCACAGTTCGACGAAAGTGGATGATACAATAAGATATTTGTCACTCCATGATAACAAATATATCAGATACTTTCCTGGACACACCAAGAAAGTAGTTACTTTATGCTTATCACCAGTGGAGGACACATTTTTATCTGGGTCTCTAGATAAAACTTTACGTTTATGGGATTTGCGTTCTCCAAATTGTCAAGGTTTGATGCACTTGTCAGGAAGACCTGTAGCTGCATATGATCCAGAAGGCCTTATATTTGCAGCAGGTGTAAACTCAGAAAGCATCAAATTATATGACTTAAGATCATTTGACAAAGGTccatttgtaacatttaaattaaatcaagagAAAGAATGTGATTGGACCGGGCTAAAGTTTTCTAGAGATGGTAAAACAATGCTTATAAGTACAAATGGTTCAATAATCAGATTAGTTGATGCTTACCATGGTACACCATTACAAACATTTACTGGTCATCTTAACAACAAAGGTATTCCTATTGAGGCATCATTCAGTCCAGACTCACAATATATATTCAGTGGCTCAACAGATGGAAGAGTACATGTTTGGAATGCAGACACCGGTTATAAAGTTTGTGTGTTAAATGGCGACCATCCAGCTCCTATTCAGTGTGTTCAGTTCAATCCAAAATATATGTTACTAGCATCAGCATGTACAAATATGGCCTTTTGGCTCCCAACAATAGatgatgtttaa
- the LOC124531314 gene encoding phosphatidylserine synthase, producing the protein MESGNVSVSNESKDAFSYINERPVDDISLEFFYKPHTITLLAVSIAAVIYTAFVRDETRIQDNIWSGICCVIFFFLIVSVLTFPNGPFTRPHPAVWRIVFGMSVLYLLALLFLLFQSYSTVYEIMYWIDPNLRNFHIDMDKEYAVNCSDLTLSRVWSHVDVFAWGHFLGWTFKAILFRHTGLLWAISIMWEITEIAFAHLLPNFLECWWDSVILDVLICNGFGIWCGLKICKALEMREYKWVSIRDISSTTGKIKRAILQFTPVYWTPVRWLDPTCTYMRFFALSQLVVFWQISELNTFFLKHIFEMPPSHPLVIARLCLIGVIVAPSVRQYYTYVTDPRCKRVGTQCWVYGAIMVTESMLCIKNGKELFGQAQMWNVFIWLIIQILVSIGCVYGVVLYHQYFEPNREATVDSPKKEE; encoded by the exons atggaAAGTGGGAATGTTTCTGTTTCCAATGAATCTAAGGATGCCTTTAGTTATATAAATGAACGTCCAGTAGACGACATatctttagaatttttttataaaccgcATACCATAACCTTATTAGCAGTGTCAATTGCTGCAGTCATATATACAGCGTTTGTCAG ggATGAAACAAGGATTCAAGATAACATTTGGTCAGGAATATGTTgtgtgattttcttttttttaatagtatccGTACTTACATTTCCTAATGGACCATTCACTAGACCACATCCAGCAGTATGGAGAATTGTATTTGGCATGTCAGTACTGTACTTACTTGCCTTGCTGTTCTTATTATTTCAAAGCTATTCTACTGTATATGAAATAATGTATTGGATAGATCCAAATTTACGAAATTTTCATATCGACATGGACAAG GAATATGCTGTTAACTGCTCTGATTTAACTCTATCCCGTGTGTGGTCTCATGTTGATGTTTTTGCTTGGGGTCATTTTTTGGGATGGACCTTTAAAGCTATACTTTTTAGACATACAGGATTATTATGGGCTATATCCATTATGTGGGAAATAACAGAAATAGCATTTGCGCATCTACTTCCAAATTTCTTAGAATGTTGGTGGGATTCTGTTATACTGGATGTCTTAATTTGTAATGGCTTTGGCATATGGTGCGGTCTAAAAATTTGTAAGGCATTAGAAATGAGAGAATATAAGTGGGTCAGCATAAG ggATATATCATCTACAACAGGCAAGATAAAAAGAGCCATCCTTCAATTCACTCCAGTTTATTGGACTCCTGTAAGATGGTTGGATCCAACATGCACATATATGAGATTCTTTGCACTCAGTCAGTTGGTTGTGTTTTGGCAGATTTCAGAATTAAATACTTTCtttttaaaacacatatttGAAATGCCGCCATCACATCCATTGGTTATAGCAAGACTATGTTTGATTGGAGTAATAGTTGCCCCGTCGGTAAG GCAGTATTATACGTACGTTACGGACCCGAGATGCAAGCGAGTTGGGACGCAGTGCTGGGTCTATGGAGCTATAATGGTCACTGAATCGATGTTGTGCATAAAGAATGGCAAGGAACTGTTTGGCCAAGCACAAATGTGGAATGTGTTCATATGGCTCATCATACAAATTCTAGTCTCGATAGGTTGCGTGTATGGAGTTGTGCTTTATCATCAATATTTTGAG CCAAATAGGGAAGCTACGGTAGATAGTCCTAAGAAAGAAGAGTAG
- the LOC124531315 gene encoding golgin subfamily A member 2-like has protein sequence MDIRAEKLAKARKKLRDHQEKKFVTGQREEILDEQKPKSSLNDNLMTVNKTFLDQNHGINGKQKESIVDMDTDKNGPESKPDTLTEMLISNKANLELHMNEMSAKLANLESLYELEISNHNVCKQQNIALQNEISDLKSKYKIATQEVSTKDVDMERLKEALQFLHDEKNNLFEQVELTKSILNSKELENAQLTNQISSYQSQIDMLQIQLQQLTNDSLVNYDPSYNKKNQDTETLLDKIYELERSIEVVQREKEELIAHYDHYAQDINEKLKSEQRKNENISKDLRKLYDREQSLVEQISELEIRLQNYNIRHDELCQKEKNDREVKNQLLATKQELEEINIKYNELQMQHLHCQEKIQALTQAKEIENYENNIYKQENVNISKLNADIVSDKLAAQRATEQNEKLKVDMEGLEQIIVKMGKDKLELTEKWTHEKQLNKGLALKLAEVEESVKNLQNQLKAKDDEMIRLINEYREMERRHENTLKDVSEMKQNLDSDNTQECSNETQNNTDLDNEKTSLLTTTPQSDTKVKLDNLCIPKEDAMIKLQERFLNIMDEVANLSDEKHRLEHIILQLQNETDTICEYVALYQQQRSLLKKREEERSNQLKIFQAECDKLKRHLEELSELLLRFAADEELASFLKEETRHNDLARVKELLEKLQNCSLINPKFKNLDLNIFYPCHCCSGQLIDI, from the exons ATGGATATAAGGGCCGAAAAGTTAGCCAAGGCAagaaaaaag tTAAGAGACCATCAAGAAAAGAAATTTGTAACTGGTCAAAGAGAAGAAATATTGGACGAACAGAAGCCTAAAAGTAGTTTAAATGACAATTTGATGACTGTTAACAAAACTTTTCTTGATCAAAATCATGGAATAAATGGAAAACAAAAAGAATCAATTGTTGACATGGACACTGACAAAAATGGTCCAGAAAGCAAACCAGACACATTAACTGAAATGCTTATATCAAATAAAGCAAACCTCGAATTACACATGAATGAAATGAGTGCTAAACTAGCAAATTTAGAATCTCTATATGAATTAGAAATAAGTAATCATAATGTTTgcaaacaacaaaatattgccctacaaaatgaaataagcgatttaaaatcaaaatataaaattgctaCCCAAGAAGTTTCTACTAAAGATGTAGACATGGAACGATTAAAGGAGGCACTTCAATTTCTACATgatgaaaaaaacaatttatttgaacaaGTAGAATTAACAAAATCAATTTTGAATAGTAAAGAATTAGAAAATGCACAACTGACAAATCAAATATCTTCATACCAGAGTCAAATTGATATGTTACAAATTCAATTGCAACAATTAACAAATGATTCCCTTGTTAATTATGATccaagttataataaaaaaaatcaagatacTGAGACACTATTAGACAAGATTTATGAGCTTGAACGCAGCATAGAGGTAGTGCAAAGAGAAAAAGAAGAACTTATTGCACATTATGACCATTATGCACAAGATATAAATGAGAAACTTAAATCAGAACAGcgcaaaaatgaaaatatatcaaaggaTTTACGCAAACTTTATGATAGGGAGCAAAGTCTTGTTGAGCAAATAAGTGAATTGGAAATACgcctacaaaattataatattaggcaTGATGAATTGTGTCAAAAAGAGAAAAATGACCGGGAAGTCAAAAACCAATTATTAGCAACTAAA caagaacttgaagaaattaatattaaatataacgaaCTGCAAATGCAACACTTGCACTGCCAAGAAAAAATTCAAGCCCTAACTCAAGCTAAAGAAATTGAAAATTacgaaaataacatatataagcaagaaaatgtaaatatttctaaactAAATGCAGACATAGTAAGTGACAAATTGGCTGCACAAAGAGCAACAGAACAAAATGAAAAGCTAAAAGTGGATATGGAAGGCTTGGAACAAATCATAGTGAAAATG GGTAAAGATAAGTTAGAGTTGACTGAGAAATGGACACatgaaaaacaattaaataaaggcTTAGCCCTGAAATTAGCAGAAGTAGAAGAGTCTGTTAAAAATTTGCAGAATCAACTAAAAGCTAAAGATGATGAAATGATAAGATTGATAAATGAATATAGAGAAATGGAGAGAAGACATGAAAACACATTGAAAGATGTCAGTGAAATGAAGCAGAATTTAGATTCTGATAATACTCAGGAGTGTTCAAATGAAACACAAAACAACACCGATTTAGATAACGAGAAAACGTCGCTTCTAACAACAACACCACAATCAGACACAAAAGTTAAATTAGACAATTTATGTATACCCAAAGAGGATGCGATGATCAAACTTCAAGAACGCTTTTTAAATATCATGGATGAAGTTGCCAACTTATCTGATGAAAAACAtagattggaacatattattCTCCAGTTACAAAACGAAACGGATACTATTTGCGAATATGTAGCGCTATACCAGCAACAACGAAGTTTATTGAAGAAGAGGGAAGAAGAAAGaagtaatcaattaaaaatattccaagctGAATGTGACAAATTAAAACGTCATTTAGAAGAATTAAGTGAACTTCTCTTAAGATTTGCAGCTGACGAGGAGTTAGCCTCATTTTTAAAAGAAGAAACTAGACATAATGATTTAGCTAGAGTGAAGGAATTACTTGAAAAGCTGCAAAATTGTTCATTAATCAACCCCAAATTCAAGAATTTAgacttaaacatattttatcctTGTCATTGTTGCTCTGGTCAACTCattgatatttaa